The Epinephelus lanceolatus isolate andai-2023 chromosome 12, ASM4190304v1, whole genome shotgun sequence genome segment TCAGGATCATTGGGTCCAAACCACTACATTGGAGTTTAAGCAAGCAGTATAACCAGTGATGTGTGCATGTAGCAGGTAGGAACAAGCAGCAGAACCTGGAACAGCAGATAGATGCAGAAGTTGGTGTTGTGAGAAGTGACAGGTATTATACAGTAAACAGACCACCTTGTCAGGACAATGTACATTGGTGTGCATAGGGATAGCTAACAGAAGTATTTGAGGCTCCagtttttgattttgaaaaCATCTCTTAATTTTGCCCGTTTCTTAATTGCTCACAATCTAAAACTCTGTTCCTGTGTCAGGCAAATTTGGGAgagtgatgtttttaaaaaagcttaCCTGGGGAAtttcatatactgtattttCCATGCTCTCATTTTTATCTGCAAAATACATGTTGAATTGCTTTAGTTTACATTTCATTCTGACAGCTTGACCTTTTCTGCTACTGActgcattacatttacattacttGAGCTGCAGTAACATCGAGTCAGATTTTGGGTGTGTCTAAATTACTGtatattcacacagcagcacacttAAAAGCCTCTATGTGTAGGGTTGGATATTTTGTGATGTTGGTGACTCCTAGTGGTTGAATCAAAAAATGTGCTTTGGCAAACAGGATGTTAAGAATGAATGACCTAAAGCATAAAGCCTGCACCAATTTTTAGCTTGTCTCATCTGTCTACAATAAACTCTGGTAGACAAATGGGATTTTGCAGATTTTACTTGTAATCACATGTTAAAATGCACAGTTTGACTTACCTTTTCGTCTCTTTcgataataaagaaaaagcacaaCAGCAATAGGGAGCAGAATGATTACTAAGACTACGATCACAACCACAGGGACAGTAGCATTGTTGGAGTGTTGTTCAGGATCtgttaagaaaaacaaaagccagataCTACTAAGCCAGATACTACAGATGATTGTGGAGTTTCAACCTCTTCAACAAGGCCACCCTGGAAAAATTCTCACTGACCAATTTTGTTCTGGCTTGATGACCTACAAAATATTAACAATTAATGTTTGCCAAAAAATAAGCCTAGTTATTTTTCCTGTTCAAGACAGTGCTGAACTGCAGTCTACTGTagactatctacagtaaaaaggTCATCTTGAGATGAGGACAAAAATAGTTAATAGGGTTTGCAATGTAAACAGTGCTTTCTAAATGTCAAACTCACAGTGCTTTAATTTAATTCTACAACACTTAAATCCTATTACCTACACATcctaaaagacaataaaaaaatacatacatattttaaCCATGTTTGTATCAAACCcaatatatttataataataattaatcataacaataataaataatatttatttctcactttTAACTTGCTACAGTCCAAACTGTACATTATTGTTAGTTGGCTGATTTGGCTTTCAGTCTTACCATCATGTTTGAGGCAGAATTTTTCAATCATTTTAATGTCCTCAGTCCGGCTGACCTGGTTGCTATGGTTACAGATGATTGAGTCATTCAGGTCCAGGTAGACCTGGAGAGAAGCACCAGAGGTTGTGACCTTTGATTGCTCTCCTCCCTCTTGACTGCAGGTTTTGGTGTCACATGTAAAAGTGCTGTTgatgtaaaagtcctgtgttctGCAGGTCACAGTGACGTTACAGGGGTTTGAGCTGTTAAACACAGAGTCCACTGTCAGGTCAACTGGAGACACTGGATCTGAGGAGGGAACATTTGAGTGAAACATTTTAGAAACATGACAGCAGAAACTCTCTACGGAGTCTCAAAAACAGAAAGTGCTTTAACAAACCAACCTTGGACTGTGACCTTGTATtcagccagtgtttggtctcCTTCAAGCCTTGACACTCGTGCAGTATAAACTCCACTGTCTATATGTTGCAGATTCTTCAGATTCACAGAGTAgtttttcacaggaaacttGAGTCTTCCAGTGTAATTAAGAGAGACTACTGGATCTCTTCCATGTGCAAATCTCACTAAAATGGCTGTTTTCTTAAAGTTCCACTCAATGAAAAGAAAATCCTTAAGACCATCAGCATTTATGACCTCCAGAAGCACATCCCCTCCCTTCTTCACAAACACAGGAGTCACAGCACTGGACCCTGTAAAAACAGTAGACACATCATAcaataaaaatcacaaaaaatataGTTTTTTGGTCAGTACTGAATGTTACTCCATTCCCAGCACACTGAATTATGAATTCAAATTTAAGTAGCTTTTCGTGGTTTATCAAGGGTTGGAAATTGTCTTTAAATTGTATTGGCTTTGTCTCTTGTGTCACAGTTTGTTTCAGGATAGAGGAGTTTAACTGAAACTAAGCCCACTGAGAGTAAGATGATACTcggtctttatttttatttttatttctgctcttTCTGTTCCTCCCTCTAACCCACACTATTGTTCACCAGCTTGGACAGAGGGTCAGACTGTGAGACAGTGAGCGGCTGTTTCCATAGACCAGAGGTCTTCAACGcttttcaggccaaggacccccaaactgatggagagatggagcagggaccccctactatatatattgtatattaaaTTGTGTTTTATATGAAACTGGGCTTAGTGCCATGTATAAACGGTTATTTTTATTGTGCATTCAATACTAAGCTATTCAGATAATACACAGGTTCatatattcatgtttttattttaacctctctaactccgcgctctctccctcctctgttaaatggtatgtcacaggcgcactacgtcatcaaaccatgtgatgtttggtatcgccggattcaggaagctctcggcttttcaaaaatatcatcgtttttcttttattacttatggatttcgcaccagagcagccaaAACACAcgaagtccaaaatcgcgatgagtggtgacaggattactcgcgatctcatgCGGAGCGGCGAGTGGAGACATAGatcttttataaaaggtaagagtctcactcctaccactatttttggctgagatataccgtctagaaagtgggatcataactttcacgtttcatatggctttatttggtgatatgttatggtgtttctgtcataaacaacataagctatcataatcacacctgatttcaataaggtacgatgtttgaagctggctgagtgttgtttgatcactgatagtactgttttgaaacGGAGTGAGCGctctgtcatttggagctccgcctggatcttttcatggaaaaaacactgtagaatggtcatactttgagcaatcttcttcaaacttgaaacaaatgttcattgatagtttgcctacagccccacagtgtcatttacctgctcagatgaagccacagacagttattcatcctgaaaatctttttttttttttttaaggcaaaatcttcatCTTTTTACTGACCCATTActgaggcccattactctgtctctgtatcacctagagtgtttctaacactttcacaagaaacttcagagagtttgctttctggcaagacctcatgcatgcatgtagtcagagcggttcagaggctacagtcattttaatttgggtatgtcattttaggcgttttcgctacaaaatgggggtggagtgcttAAACATGTGCAAGGTACAGTGAGTAGGGTGGCCTTGCCACTGCCATTTATAAACACATTTTGTCAGCTGATACCAATGCCAATATCACTGTCTGTCAACTGCATGATAATCGAGCATGCAAGCTATTCAAATTGACGTTTCTATTTTAAACATAAATGTGGAAACAAAACTAAATGATGGCCTATTAGTGCTAGTGTTGTCACCATACTAAAATATCAAACTCGATACCGATACTAAGGATGGTACTTGATACTTGATACTATTTtcggaaaagagagagaaaaagaaataccAAAATTACAGGCATacattgcttttttttgtttgtttgtttgtttgtttaaaaaagataaaagtcaGAACATCACAAAAgtaacagcaacaacacaatCTTTAGGTCAGGACTATTCAATTACAATTTCAACTGTTCAAGCCTCTTTTTAGACGGCCGTTTTTCCGGCGTCtttttgtagacgcttctttttagacacgCGTTTTTGGGCGCAcatagttaaaatattttcaactttatgAGCGTCAGACGCCAGGAGCTAGCGCGCATTGCATAAGCGCTTTcagcgtttcaagcgtctttgaagcgtccgcgtctctagcatctcatttctgtgtgatcacccccaATGCGTCTCAAACCAGTTCCGGAGGTTTTTAAAAGTTACACAAATGTTATCTATCGTAAAGGCTAAGAGATACATTAAAATTCAAAGCGGAAATTACACAATGTTTTCAAATCTGTGTCTGGATTCACATCTTCATCAAAATATCTTATGCACCAACTGATGACAATCATCAGCCTCTGCGCCGGCCTTCCCGGCTCCTCCCAGGTGTGGCCTCGTAAATGCTCGGTCACTACAGAACAAAACTTTCATCCTAAAGGATTTGTTCTCATCCCAGGAGTTGGATTTCCTTTTTGTGACTGAGACTTGGCTGAATGTTGGTGAGTCTAGTGCTTTTACCGAACTCTTACCGAccgattgctgctattttaactctcCGTGGAGTTcgggaggaggaatagcgactgtTCTTAAGAGTAACTTTCAATATAAGCAGATATTCCCCTTGCCATCCTTTGCCAGCTTTGAACTGTGCCTATCTGAGCTGGGACGCTCTCATACAGTGTTGTGTGCCGTGGTCTATCGGCCTTCCAAATACAGCAATGACTTTATAAAAGATTTTTCTGGCTGATAGAATGCCGAAATATGACCGTGTCCTTATTGTTGAAGAttttaatgtgcatgtgtgctgtCCAAATAGCTCTATGGCAAAGGGCTTCTTAAACATGATTGACTGTTTTAATCTGGTACAATCTGTATCTGGTCCCACACAAGAACGCGGTCACACACTTGATCTTGTTTTATCAcatggtttgtctgtttttaacctAGAGATCTGTGACGTCTTCTTTTCTGATCATATGCCTGTGTTATTTGAGGTTGCCCTCAGCTGTAATACAGTAAAACCTCACGCTCCGGATCGCCGATGCCATATTATTAACCCCTCCACTGTTGCTCATTTCTCAGCTGTGTTTAATCAAACCTATGTCATCCCTGAGTCTGGCTGTAAAGATACTGAGACTCTTAATTCACGGTTTCTTGATACCTGCCAAGCTGCTATTGACACTGTGGCTCCATTAAAGTTCAAGCAGCCCAAAACCAAATCTGAGCCCTGACTAGATGACATGACCTGTCAGACGTGAGTGCGGTAGAGCTGAGCGAACGTGGAGGAAGGATAAGCTGCAGGTATCCCTTCAAATAGTAAGGGACTCCTGGCGTCAATATCAGTCCAC includes the following:
- the LOC117272155 gene encoding uncharacterized protein LOC117272155 isoform X1, producing the protein MELIVLLFAVTLLHSEGSSAVTPVFVKKGGDVLLEVINADGLKDFLFIEWNFKKTAILVRFAHGRDPVVSLNYTGRLKFPVKNYSVNLKNLQHIDSGVYTARVSRLEGDQTLAEYKVTVQDPVSPVDLTVDSVFNSSNPCNVTVTCRTQDFYINSTFTCDTKTCSQEGGEQSKVTTSGASLQVYLDLNDSIICNHSNQVSRTEDIKMIEKFCLKHDDPEQHSNNATVPVVVIVVLVIILLPIAVVLFLYYRKRRKDKNESMENTVYEIPQIAATAHPPDQRPTRDVSELSSTYCTVGPHTGTVRSTETRDTTLPESLYAQVEKSAKPLKK
- the LOC117272155 gene encoding uncharacterized protein LOC117272155 isoform X2, which codes for MELIVLLFAVTLLHSEGSSAVTPVFVKKGGDVLLEVINADGLKDFLFIEWNFKKTAILVRFAHGRDPVVSLNYTGRLKFPVKNYSVNLKNLQHIDSGVYTARVSRLEGDQTLAEYKVTVQDPVSPVDLTVDSVFNSSNPCNVTVTCRTQDFYINSTFTCDTKTCSQEGGEQSKVTTSGASLQVYLDLNDSIICNHSNQVSRTEDIKMIEKFCLKHDDPEQHSNNATVPVVVIVVLVIILLPIAVVLFLYYRKRRKDCSYSPSTRSETNT